One genomic window of Ziziphus jujuba cultivar Dongzao chromosome 4, ASM3175591v1 includes the following:
- the LOC107416940 gene encoding G-type lectin S-receptor-like serine/threonine-protein kinase At2g19130 yields the protein MDKKNIPRHMVLVLFAYLFLNTHTCLGADSISANQSISGDQTIESAGGVFVLGFFKPGNSSNSYYIGIWYKEISEPTTVWVANRERPISDRFSSVLRISDVNLVLFDESKIPIWSTNIENSTTSVSVNAVLQDDGNFVLKDGSNSPRILWQSFEHPTNTWLPGCKFGYNNITKTSQRLISWKNAEDPSPGLYSLELDTSNRAYTILWNRSKDYWTSGPWTGQIFDLVPEMTDSPIFECTYISNINESYFIYYVKGSSTKYPRAVMDVSGQIKLLNLSPTKRWDAFWSQPRQQCEVPYFCGAYGICNEKSLPFCNCLMGFVPKSKSYWDLEDYSNGCQRKSKLNCDNVNGTGNGERDKFVEMSSMSLPEARQYVTAGSEAECESTCLNNCSCTAYAFDSDRCSIWIGELLNLKQVSVDERKGETLYVRLAALELRSPKKSNGGVIVEVVGGAVGSTVLLGLIILVILRQRKKIFGPGKAVAEASLVAFDYRYLQIATNNFSEKLGRGGFGSVFKGKLNDSTVIAVKQLDSVSQGEKQFRAEVSTLGTIQHVNLVRLHGFCSQGSKKLLVYNYMPNGSLDSHIFETKNSEVLNWETRYRIALGTARGLCYLHEECRECIIHCDIKPDNVLLDAEFCPKVSDFGLAKLVGRDFSRVLTTMRGTRGYIAPEWISGVAITAKADVYSFGMMLFELISGRRNSKNHVEGEVSFFPIWAASKIIKGCDVFSLLDQRLQGNADPEELTRVCRVACWCIQYEETQRPSMGQIVQILEGIINVNLPPLTRSFDILLDNSDPSDIFFPESSSIQSILGLETGMATTTS from the coding sequence ATGGATAAGAAAAACATTCCAAGACACATGGTACTTGTTCTTTTCGCGTACCTATTTCTGAACACCCATACATGCCTTGGAGCTGATTCCATCTCTGCAAACCAATCCATATCCGGTGACCAAACCATCGAGTCCGCTGGTGGGGTATTTGTATTGGGATTCTTCAAACCAGGTAATTCTTCAAACTCCTATTACATTGGCATTTGGTACAAAGAAATTTCAGAGCCGACCACAGTTTGGGTGGCAAACAGAGAGAGACCAATCTCCGACAGATTTTCTTCAGTGTTAAGAATCTCAGATGTTAATTTAGTACTGTTCGATGAGTCCAAAATCCCAATTTGGTCAACAAATATTGAGAATTCCACTACCTCTGTCTCTGTAAACGCTGTTCTTCAAGATGATGGGAACTTTGTCTTAAAAGATGGATCTAATTCGCCTAGAATTCTATGGCAGAGTTTTGAACATCCAACAAACACTTGGTTACCTGGTTGTAAATTCGGATACAACAACATAACCAAAACAAGTCAACGTCTAATTTCATGGAAGAATGCAGAAGATCCATCCCCAGGACTATACTCTCTTGAGCTCGACACATCTAACCGCGCGTACACAATACTATGGAATAGGTCTAAGGATTACTGGACCAGTGGACCCTGGACTGGACAGATTTTCGATCTGGTCCCCGAGATGACCGACAGTCCCATCTTCGAATGTACATATATTTCCAATATCAATGAAAGCTATTTCATCTATTATGTCAAGGGTAGCTCTACTAAGTACCCTCGAGCTGTCATGGATGTTTCGGGACAGATTAAGCTGCTGAATTTGTCGCCAACAAAACGATGGGATGCGTTTTGGTCCCAACCGAGACAACAATGTGAAGTTCCATATTTTTGTGGGGCGTATGGAATCTGCAACGAAAAATCTCTGCCTTTCTGTAACTGTTTGATGGGGTTTGTGCCAAAGTCGAAGAGCTATTGGGATTTGGAAGATTATTCCAATGGCTGCCAGAGGAAATCGAAATTGAACTGCGACAACGTCAATGGTACTGGTAACGGTGAGAGGGACAAATTCGTAGAAATGTCTAGCATGTCATTGCCTGAAGCTCGACAATATGTAACTGCAGGGAGTGAAGCAGAATGTGAATCAACCTGCTTGAATAACTGCTCTTGCACAGCATATGCTTTCGACAGCGATAGATGTTCAATTTGGATAGGAGAACTGTTGAATCTGAAACAAGTCTCGGTAGATGAAAGAAAAGGAGAAACTCTGTATGTTAGGCTAGCAGCTTTAGAACTACGAAGTCCTAAGAAAAGCAATGGAGGAGTTATTGTTGAGGTTGTGGGTGGAGCTGTAGGATCAACAGTTTTGCTTGGCCTAATTATTTTAGTAATATTGaggcaaagaaagaaaatatttgggcCTGGAAAAGCAGTAGCGGAGGCTTCGTTGGTGGCTTTTGATTACAGATACTTGCAAATTGCAACAAACAATTTCTCGGAAAAATTAGGAAGAGGAGGATTTGGTTCAGTTTTCAAGGGGAAACTAAACGATTCAACGGTCATTGCAGTGAAGCAGCTTGATAGCGTTAGCCAAGGAGAGAAGCAATTTCGGGCAGAGGTAAGTACACTTGGGACAATCCAACATGTTAATCTTGTTAGGCTCCATGGATTTTGTTCACAAGGTAGTAAAAAGTTGCTGGTCTACAATTACATGCCGAATGGCTCTTTAGATTCTCACATTTTCGAAACTAAGAATTCAGAGGTGTTGAACTGGGAAACAAGGTATCGAATAGCTCTGGGGACTGCAAGAGGGTTATGTTATCTCCATGAGGAGTGCAGAGAGTGCATAATCCACTGTGACATTAAACCTGACAATGTTCTTTTAGATGCTGAATTTTGTCCAAAAGTGTCAGATTTTGGGCTGGCAAAACTTGTGGGAAGGGACTTTAGCAGGGTCTTGACAACCATGAGAGGGACAAGAGGTTATATTGCACCAGAGTGGATTTCAGGGGTAGCCATAACAGCAAAAGCTGATGTATACAGCTTTGGAATGATGCTTTTTGAATTAATATCAGGAAGGAGAAATTCAAAAAACCATGTAGAAGGTGAAGTAAGTTTCttcccgatttgggctgcaagcaaaataattaaaggatGTGATGTTTTTAGCCTTTTAGACCAGAGGTTGCAGGGAAATGCTGATCCAGAAGAGCTAACAAGAGTTTGTAGAGTGGCTTGTTGGTGCATCCAATATGAAGAAACTCAAAGGCCTTCAATGGGCCAGATTGTTCAAATCCTAGAGGGAATTATAAATGTGAACTTACCTCCACTTACAAGATCTTTCGatattcttcttgacaactcgGACCCCAGTGATATCTTTTTTCCAGAATCATCCTCAATCCAGAGCATTCTCGGCTTGGAAACAGGGATGGCCACTACTACATCTTGA